From a region of the Sulfuriferula plumbiphila genome:
- the ubiD gene encoding 4-hydroxy-3-polyprenylbenzoate decarboxylase: MKYRDLRDFIAQLEKIGELKRISAAVSPRLEITEICDRVLKAGGPAILFENPQGHSMPVLANLFGTPRRVALGMGEDSVEALREVGKLLALLKEPEPPKGLKDAWDKLPVFKQVLNMAPREVGSAPCQDIVWEGRDVDLSRLPVQTCWPGDAGPLITWGLTVTRGPHKKRQNLGIYRQQVIAPNKVIMRWLAHRGGALDFREFQLANPGQPFPVAVALGADPATILGAVTPVPDSLSEYQFAGLLRGAKTEVVKCLGSDLQVPASAEIVLEGVIHPGEMAQEGPFGDHTGYYNEVDSFPVFTIERITLRNNPIYHSTYTGKPPDEPAVLGVALNEVFVPLLQKQFTEIVDFYLPPEGCSYRLAVVSIRKSYPGHAKRVMFGVWSFLRQFMYTKFIVVVDDDINIRDWKEVIWAITTRMDPVRDTLLVENTPIDYLDFASPVSGLGGKMGMDATNKWPGETAREWGTPIIMDADVKQRVDAIWDELGLGRA, encoded by the coding sequence TTGAAATACCGCGACCTGCGCGACTTCATCGCACAACTGGAAAAAATCGGCGAATTGAAGCGCATCAGCGCCGCAGTGAGCCCCAGGCTCGAGATCACCGAAATCTGTGATCGGGTGTTGAAAGCGGGCGGCCCGGCGATCCTGTTCGAGAATCCACAGGGTCACAGCATGCCGGTGCTGGCCAACCTGTTCGGCACGCCGCGCCGGGTGGCGCTGGGCATGGGCGAGGACTCGGTCGAAGCGCTGCGCGAAGTGGGAAAACTGCTGGCCTTGCTGAAAGAACCCGAACCGCCCAAAGGCCTGAAAGACGCCTGGGACAAGCTGCCGGTATTCAAGCAGGTGCTCAACATGGCGCCCAGGGAAGTGGGCAGCGCACCGTGCCAGGACATCGTCTGGGAGGGCCGCGACGTGGACCTGTCGCGCCTGCCCGTCCAGACCTGCTGGCCGGGCGACGCCGGGCCGCTCATCACCTGGGGACTGACCGTCACCCGCGGCCCGCACAAAAAACGCCAGAACCTGGGCATCTACCGCCAGCAGGTCATCGCGCCCAACAAGGTCATCATGCGCTGGCTGGCGCATCGCGGCGGCGCGCTGGATTTCCGCGAATTCCAGCTGGCGAATCCGGGCCAGCCGTTTCCTGTCGCCGTCGCGCTCGGCGCCGACCCGGCCACCATCCTCGGCGCCGTCACGCCGGTGCCGGATTCGCTGTCCGAGTACCAGTTCGCCGGGCTGCTCAGGGGGGCGAAGACCGAAGTGGTGAAATGTCTCGGCAGCGATTTGCAGGTGCCTGCCAGCGCCGAGATCGTGCTGGAAGGCGTCATCCATCCCGGCGAAATGGCGCAGGAAGGCCCGTTCGGCGACCACACCGGCTACTACAACGAGGTGGACAGCTTCCCGGTGTTCACCATCGAACGCATCACCCTGCGCAACAACCCGATCTACCACAGCACCTACACCGGCAAGCCGCCCGACGAACCCGCCGTGCTGGGCGTGGCGCTCAACGAAGTGTTCGTGCCGCTGCTGCAAAAGCAGTTCACCGAAATCGTCGATTTCTACCTGCCGCCGGAAGGCTGCTCATACCGCCTGGCCGTGGTCAGCATCAGGAAAAGCTACCCCGGCCACGCCAAGCGCGTGATGTTCGGCGTGTGGAGTTTCCTGCGCCAGTTCATGTACACCAAGTTCATCGTGGTAGTGGATGACGATATCAATATCCGCGACTGGAAAGAAGTGATCTGGGCGATCACCACGCGCATGGATCCGGTGCGCGATACGCTGCTGGTGGAAAACACCCCGATTGACTACCTCGATTTCGCCAGCCCGGTATCCGGCCTGGGCGGCAAGATGGGCATGGACGCCACCAACAAATGGCCGGGCGAAACCGCCCGCGAATGGGGCACGCCGATCATTATGGATGCCGACGTGAAACAGCGCGTGGATGCGATATGGGACGAACTCGGCCTGGGCAGGGCCTGA
- the dacB gene encoding D-alanyl-D-alanine carboxypeptidase/D-alanyl-D-alanine endopeptidase has protein sequence MRQNPACVVAVQVNNRAIAPVGRMPNAMPHLSLRAIMLRLQLLIVLLAWSTAWAGNDALPQPVQAALRQADIPAGHVGVVVWETGKPGPLLTHGGALSFNPASTMKLVTSYAALELLGPAYTWKTELYTDGSLVDGVLTGNLYIKGYGDPQLTLERFWLLLRELRSRGVREIRGDLVLDQSYFSLSDADPARFDGEPRRAYNAVPAALMVNFNSTMLRLTALSGGVAAYADPLPPGMRLVNKLQLDNTPCGEWRDRIDIEWLPDNGNSRLVLNGSYAAACGEKSTAFNLGDASAAVADAFGTLWQESGGRLAGSWRVGEVPASAQRLMVFESPPLADVVRGLNKFSNNVMARSLFLSLGAVRGGAPGTTQKSADAVRNWLAGKGLHFPELVLENGSGLSRIERISPHSMAQLLLAAYSSPIFSELESALPIAAVDGTMKSRDKDTPLAGHAHIKTGTLEGVKTIAGYVSDKAGRRFVVVFFINDTNAAAGGAAQDALLEWVYGGR, from the coding sequence GTGCGCCAAAATCCAGCCTGTGTCGTTGCGGTGCAGGTGAATAACCGCGCTATCGCGCCGGTCGGCAGGATGCCGAACGCCATGCCGCATCTGTCCCTGCGCGCGATTATGTTGCGGCTCCAGCTGTTGATTGTATTGCTGGCGTGGAGCACTGCGTGGGCGGGCAATGACGCCTTGCCGCAACCGGTGCAGGCCGCACTGCGCCAGGCCGATATTCCGGCCGGCCATGTCGGCGTGGTGGTATGGGAGACGGGCAAGCCTGGGCCGCTGCTGACGCATGGCGGCGCGCTGTCATTCAACCCCGCATCCACCATGAAGCTGGTTACCAGCTATGCCGCGCTGGAACTGCTGGGCCCCGCCTATACCTGGAAAACCGAGCTGTATACCGACGGCAGCCTGGTCGATGGGGTGCTCACCGGCAACCTCTACATCAAGGGTTATGGCGACCCGCAACTGACCCTGGAGCGCTTCTGGCTGCTGCTGCGCGAGTTGCGTAGCCGGGGCGTGCGCGAGATTCGCGGCGACCTGGTACTCGATCAGAGTTATTTCAGCCTGTCCGACGCCGACCCGGCGCGCTTCGACGGTGAGCCGCGCCGTGCTTACAACGCTGTACCCGCCGCGCTGATGGTGAATTTCAACAGCACCATGCTGCGCCTCACAGCGCTGTCTGGCGGCGTGGCTGCCTACGCCGATCCGTTGCCGCCTGGCATGCGCCTGGTCAACAAGCTGCAGCTCGACAACACGCCGTGCGGCGAATGGCGCGACCGTATCGATATCGAATGGCTGCCCGACAACGGTAATAGCCGCCTGGTATTGAACGGCAGCTACGCGGCGGCGTGCGGCGAGAAAAGCACTGCGTTCAATCTGGGCGACGCCAGCGCAGCGGTGGCTGATGCATTTGGCACGCTGTGGCAGGAATCGGGAGGGCGCCTTGCCGGCAGCTGGCGCGTGGGCGAGGTGCCTGCCAGCGCCCAGCGCCTGATGGTGTTTGAGTCGCCGCCGCTGGCTGATGTGGTGCGTGGCCTCAACAAGTTCAGCAACAATGTCATGGCGCGCAGTTTGTTTCTGAGCCTGGGCGCGGTACGCGGCGGCGCGCCCGGCACCACGCAGAAATCGGCTGATGCGGTACGCAACTGGCTGGCAGGCAAGGGCCTGCATTTTCCCGAACTGGTACTGGAAAACGGATCCGGCCTGTCGCGCATCGAGCGCATCAGCCCGCACAGCATGGCGCAATTATTACTGGCAGCATACAGCAGCCCGATATTCTCCGAGCTTGAATCCGCGCTGCCCATCGCCGCCGTGGATGGCACCATGAAATCGCGCGACAAGGACACTCCGCTGGCCGGTCATGCGCACATCAAGACCGGCACGCTGGAAGGCGTCAAAACCATCGCCGGTTATGTGTCCGACAAGGCCGGACGGCGTTTTGTGGTGGTATTTTTTATCAACGACACGAATGCGGCGGCAGGCGGCGCGGCGCAGGATGCGCTGCTGGAATGGGTATATGGCGGGCGCTAA
- a CDS encoding DMT family transporter, with translation MTQARNPGRNAGMLALLLAAVLWGGMFPVAKSALVTLDAFWLTLIRYGSGALLFVALLAAIEGRAALRLESRTLALWRYGSAGFAGFSILAFLGLARSQPEHGAIIMALMPLLGVLVNALWRGVRPTPLNMAAIALALGGVVLVITKGHLGALLHGGEAVADLLILAGALCWVIYTLGAQDFPGWSPLRYTALSCLMAVPSIAVITLLATLAGIAQVPAVGTLAGLANELIYLIMLAGVVAVLAWNMGINTLGAGGVLFINFVPVTALIIGWLQGHRLSAAELTGALIVMGALVLGNLGRRPVARAPKSSLCRCGAGE, from the coding sequence ATGACTCAAGCACGCAACCCCGGGCGTAACGCGGGCATGCTGGCCTTGTTGCTGGCTGCCGTGCTGTGGGGCGGGATGTTTCCGGTGGCCAAGTCGGCGCTGGTGACGCTGGATGCATTCTGGCTCACGCTGATTCGCTATGGCAGCGGCGCGCTGTTGTTTGTGGCTTTGCTGGCGGCAATCGAGGGACGCGCCGCGCTGCGCCTGGAGTCGCGCACACTGGCATTATGGCGCTATGGGTCGGCGGGGTTTGCCGGGTTCAGCATTCTGGCGTTTCTCGGGCTTGCGCGCTCGCAGCCTGAGCACGGCGCCATCATCATGGCGCTGATGCCGCTATTGGGCGTGCTGGTCAATGCGCTATGGCGCGGGGTGCGACCCACGCCATTGAATATGGCGGCAATTGCGCTCGCTCTGGGTGGCGTCGTGCTGGTGATCACCAAGGGGCACCTGGGCGCGCTGCTGCACGGTGGTGAAGCGGTGGCGGATTTATTGATCCTGGCCGGTGCATTGTGCTGGGTAATCTACACGCTGGGCGCGCAGGATTTCCCGGGCTGGTCACCGCTGCGCTACACCGCACTGAGTTGCCTGATGGCTGTGCCCAGCATTGCTGTCATTACCCTGCTGGCCACGCTGGCGGGCATAGCGCAAGTGCCGGCAGTGGGAACGCTGGCCGGACTCGCCAACGAGCTCATCTACCTGATCATGCTCGCCGGCGTGGTTGCGGTACTGGCGTGGAACATGGGTATCAACACACTCGGCGCGGGCGGCGTGCTGTTTATCAATTTTGTGCCGGTCACCGCACTGATCATCGGCTGGTTGCAGGGACATCGCCTGAGTGCCGCAGAACTGACCGGCGCGCTGATTGTCATGGGTGCGCTGGTGCTGGGCAATCTCGGCCGGCGGCCTGTGGCGCGTGCGCCAAAATCCAGCCTGTGTCGTTGCGGTGCAGGTGAATAA
- a CDS encoding DUF1840 domain-containing protein, with amino-acid sequence MLITFHTDAYADITMFGDVALNLLKLMGHSATVPGAILAADVPAALERLRAGVAAAVPESGDAAGNDADEQPVSLAHRALPLIQLLEAAVAAKSDVMWDQ; translated from the coding sequence ATGCTCATCACCTTTCACACCGACGCGTATGCCGATATCACCATGTTCGGCGATGTCGCACTCAACCTGCTCAAACTGATGGGGCACAGCGCCACGGTACCAGGGGCTATATTGGCTGCCGATGTGCCCGCTGCGCTGGAGCGGCTGCGTGCGGGCGTTGCCGCGGCAGTGCCGGAATCTGGTGACGCGGCGGGCAACGACGCCGACGAGCAGCCGGTGAGCCTGGCGCACCGCGCCTTGCCGCTGATCCAGTTACTGGAGGCGGCGGTGGCGGCCAAATCCGATGTGATGTGGGATCAATAA
- a CDS encoding DNA-deoxyinosine glycosylase: MQLSSRAAMPYVHSFPPIADAQARVLILGSMPGKISLQAQQYYAHPRNAFWRLLGELVGARAELPYATRLQMLKSSGIALWDVLQSCAREGSLDSGIDDASIIANDFASFHLAHPDIAHIFFNGAKAEACYRKYVLAGLSNQSGALQYQRLPSTSPAHASLSYAQKLKAWEIVKLKAQGL, translated from the coding sequence ATGCAATTGTCAAGCCGCGCTGCCATGCCCTACGTCCACAGCTTCCCCCCGATTGCGGATGCGCAGGCGCGCGTGCTTATCCTGGGCAGCATGCCCGGGAAAATTTCATTACAGGCGCAGCAATACTATGCCCATCCGCGCAACGCGTTCTGGCGCCTATTGGGTGAGCTGGTTGGTGCGCGTGCCGAGTTGCCGTACGCGACCCGGTTGCAGATGCTGAAATCCAGCGGCATAGCGCTATGGGACGTGCTTCAGTCATGCGCGCGGGAGGGCAGCCTGGATTCCGGTATTGACGATGCTTCAATCATTGCCAATGACTTCGCATCGTTCCACCTGGCGCATCCAGATATTGCCCATATATTCTTCAATGGTGCCAAGGCTGAAGCTTGCTACCGCAAGTATGTGCTTGCGGGCCTCAGCAACCAGTCCGGCGCGCTGCAATATCAGCGTCTGCCTTCTACCAGCCCTGCCCATGCCTCTTTGTCCTATGCGCAGAAACTCAAGGCATGGGAAATCGTAAAACTTAAAGCGCAGGGTTTGTAA
- a CDS encoding DUF202 domain-containing protein, whose amino-acid sequence MEQSHYSRFETAELILRDQLAIDRTLLANERTFLSYLRSGVALLIAGVSIIHFSHQGWFTAVGFFCLPSGVLTGIFGFWRFRKMNNAIAVVRVGLNNISAAD is encoded by the coding sequence ATGGAACAAAGCCATTATTCACGGTTTGAAACAGCAGAGCTGATTCTGCGGGATCAATTGGCGATTGATCGTACGCTGTTAGCGAATGAACGAACCTTCCTGTCATACCTGCGCTCGGGCGTCGCATTGCTCATTGCCGGCGTATCGATTATCCATTTCTCACACCAGGGATGGTTTACCGCGGTGGGATTTTTCTGCCTCCCGAGCGGGGTCCTGACAGGCATATTCGGCTTCTGGAGATTCCGCAAAATGAACAATGCCATTGCGGTTGTCCGGGTCGGGCTGAATAACATTTCGGCGGCAGATTAA
- a CDS encoding PDC sensor domain-containing protein, with product MKNSWKENIYLQREELARKLHEPLAHLAEQCIPAWGEREQLDAILAQGFASIPYCAFLYCLSTDGIQICDNVGQAGLAPEHFGRDRSQRPYMKEAVPAWGFLLSDAYISLVGHRPSLTALQIVRADSSTLGYLGADFDLRDLPVTSELYEEPGYWRQVKGDPAIRGTVFQQCRVESPLDSNLEQALSILEELLTLRGVFQCQIHFSSSQVTIWTVDDPFRYRILDHEALSDPDICLVFPSRPYPNDATIPQHNIARILGIMQSLRFADPTIYLRTASINIFNGMVSLTFSCDGSHYMPYVEFLLKDTSFWF from the coding sequence ATGAAAAATTCATGGAAAGAGAATATCTATCTGCAACGGGAAGAACTGGCGCGCAAGCTGCACGAACCGCTGGCGCACCTGGCCGAACAATGCATCCCGGCATGGGGTGAGCGCGAGCAACTGGATGCGATTCTCGCGCAAGGCTTTGCCAGCATTCCCTATTGTGCATTCCTGTACTGCCTGAGCACCGACGGTATCCAGATTTGTGACAACGTTGGTCAGGCGGGACTCGCGCCGGAACATTTTGGACGCGACCGCTCCCAGCGCCCGTACATGAAGGAAGCCGTGCCGGCGTGGGGATTTCTGCTCTCCGATGCTTACATCAGCCTGGTGGGGCACCGGCCGTCGCTCACCGCCCTGCAGATTGTGCGCGCGGATTCCAGCACGCTGGGCTATCTCGGTGCCGACTTTGACCTGCGCGATCTGCCGGTGACGTCAGAACTCTACGAAGAGCCTGGCTATTGGCGACAGGTGAAGGGTGATCCGGCAATTCGCGGCACGGTGTTTCAACAATGCCGAGTGGAAAGCCCCCTGGACAGCAATCTGGAGCAGGCATTATCCATCCTCGAGGAACTGCTGACGCTGCGTGGCGTGTTTCAATGCCAGATACACTTTTCCAGCAGCCAGGTCACCATCTGGACCGTGGACGACCCGTTCCGTTATCGCATTCTGGATCACGAAGCACTGAGCGATCCGGACATCTGTCTGGTGTTCCCGTCCCGTCCCTACCCGAACGATGCGACCATCCCGCAGCACAATATCGCTCGGATTCTGGGCATCATGCAATCCCTGCGTTTCGCCGATCCAACCATTTATCTGCGCACGGCCTCGATCAACATTTTCAACGGCATGGTCAGCCTGACCTTCTCCTGCGATGGATCGCACTACATGCCCTATGTTGAATTTCTGCTGAAGGATACGTCATTCTGGTTTTGA
- a CDS encoding type 1 pili tip component: MNITDLMKEWENSASGHLTAKEYRIRLPLHDAAKIAALVEMYPRRNETAIITELLTAALNELERAMPYIQGSKVIARDDQGDPIYEDVGPTPRFIALSRKYRVALEQDFGESTESP; this comes from the coding sequence ATGAATATTACGGACTTGATGAAGGAATGGGAAAACTCGGCAAGTGGCCATCTGACAGCAAAGGAATATCGCATCCGGCTCCCGCTTCACGATGCGGCGAAGATCGCAGCGCTGGTCGAGATGTACCCGCGCCGCAATGAAACGGCCATCATTACCGAGTTGTTAACGGCTGCACTGAACGAGCTTGAGCGTGCCATGCCTTATATTCAAGGCAGCAAGGTGATTGCCCGGGACGATCAGGGCGATCCGATTTACGAAGACGTTGGGCCTACCCCCCGATTTATTGCCTTGAGCAGGAAATACCGGGTGGCGCTGGAACAAGACTTTGGAGAGAGCACAGAATCACCCTGA
- a CDS encoding glutathione S-transferase family protein, whose translation MMLILHDLERSGNCYKIRLFLSILGITYQKIPLNTSAGENQRPEFLALNPRGQVPVLVDNGLPIWDSTAILVYLARQYGGETWLPVSPLPMAKVMQWLALEQNEGRYGLARSRAIKLNNPTVFARTGNLEDSQALGKIALAVLEKQLAESAWLVAEAGGPTIADIACYPYAALAPEGGISLAPFAAVGIWLDRMRSLPGYVGLPAAAGAGKRSGT comes from the coding sequence ATGATGTTGATCCTGCATGACTTGGAGCGATCGGGTAATTGCTACAAGATTCGCTTGTTTCTCTCTATTCTCGGAATCACGTATCAAAAGATTCCCCTGAATACCAGCGCTGGCGAAAATCAGCGCCCTGAATTTTTGGCATTAAATCCGCGCGGGCAAGTCCCTGTGCTTGTCGACAACGGGTTGCCTATCTGGGATTCCACCGCCATTCTTGTTTACCTGGCCCGCCAATATGGCGGAGAAACATGGTTGCCTGTTAGCCCCCTTCCCATGGCGAAGGTCATGCAATGGTTAGCCTTGGAACAGAACGAGGGGCGCTACGGGCTTGCCCGCTCACGGGCTATTAAGCTCAATAATCCGACTGTCTTTGCACGAACAGGTAACTTGGAGGACAGCCAGGCACTGGGTAAGATCGCCCTCGCTGTTTTGGAAAAACAGTTGGCCGAAAGTGCATGGCTTGTTGCAGAGGCAGGGGGTCCCACCATTGCCGATATCGCCTGTTATCCCTACGCGGCGTTGGCACCGGAAGGGGGGATAAGCCTGGCACCCTTTGCTGCCGTTGGAATCTGGTTGGACCGAATGCGCAGCTTGCCCGGGTATGTCGGTTTGCCGGCAGCAGCAGGAGCGGGTAAGCGGTCGGGGACATAG
- a CDS encoding FMN-binding negative transcriptional regulator, which produces MRGIPRRIEGESVLAEPVEQLTQIHESHMTSPWKPDLAGERRTTLLNMIVGFEIEITDIQGKCKLNQNRPLEDRQRVVKALSQSRNQTETAVAARMSAATDVTGRLDRQGENM; this is translated from the coding sequence TTGCGCGGCATCCCCCGGCGCATTGAAGGCGAGTCCGTGCTTGCAGAACCGGTTGAGCAGCTCACCCAGATCCATGAATCGCACATGACCAGTCCATGGAAGCCTGACCTTGCGGGTGAACGGCGCACAACACTGCTCAACATGATTGTGGGCTTCGAAATCGAAATCACCGACATCCAGGGTAAGTGCAAACTGAACCAGAATCGCCCGCTTGAAGACCGGCAGCGTGTGGTTAAAGCATTGAGCCAATCACGCAATCAAACTGAGACCGCAGTTGCAGCACGCATGTCGGCTGCAACTGATGTGACAGGCCGGTTAGACAGGCAAGGTGAAAATATGTGA
- a CDS encoding LapA family protein, which yields MKVRTLFLLIVLGATAVFAALNWNAFMAPATLSLGFASVQAPLGLIMLGLLILLTAFFLIFVVYLQTSVLFDTRRHARELQASRELADKAEASRLTELRAFMESELKRQAALDAESRAAVLARLDQLDHDLRAAVEQSGNTVSAYIGQLEDRLDRGAHGLAPRPL from the coding sequence ATGAAAGTTCGTACATTGTTTTTGCTGATTGTGCTGGGCGCAACGGCCGTTTTCGCGGCGCTCAACTGGAACGCTTTCATGGCGCCGGCCACCCTCTCCTTGGGATTTGCCTCGGTTCAGGCACCGCTCGGATTAATCATGCTGGGTCTGTTGATCCTTCTCACGGCGTTTTTCCTGATTTTTGTGGTCTACCTGCAGACATCGGTTCTTTTCGATACACGCCGCCATGCACGCGAACTCCAGGCCAGCCGGGAGCTTGCGGACAAGGCTGAAGCCTCGCGCTTGACCGAATTGCGCGCATTTATGGAGAGCGAACTGAAGCGGCAGGCCGCGTTGGATGCGGAATCGAGGGCGGCGGTACTGGCACGACTGGATCAACTCGATCATGATTTGCGCGCTGCGGTGGAACAATCGGGAAATACGGTCAGCGCATACATCGGTCAGCTGGAAGATCGTCTCGACCGAGGGGCGCATGGCCTGGCTCCGCGCCCGCTATGA
- a CDS encoding NAD-dependent epimerase/dehydratase family protein translates to MSRYAEVCAQLRDAPKTWLVTGVAGFIGCNLLEKLLQLDQRVVGLDSFATGHRYNFDKVQASVTPRQWTRFNFIEGDIRNPDHCRAACNGVHYVLHQAALGSVPRSLEDPVTTNGANIDGFLNMLVAARDAQAKRFVYAASSSTYGDHPGLPKVEDQIGKPLSPYAVTKYVNELYADVFSRSYGFHTIGLRYFNIFGRRQDPEGAYAAVIPKWVASMIANEPVYINGDGETSRDFCYIDNTIQANILAATTDNPEAVNQVYNVAVGDRTTLNELCEHIRRLLAARFPHLENFKPTYRAFRAGDVRHSLADISKAQRLLGYEPTHRLGEGLTEAMDWYVGDLAGE, encoded by the coding sequence ATGAGCCGCTACGCGGAAGTCTGCGCGCAGCTCCGGGATGCGCCGAAAACCTGGCTGGTCACCGGCGTGGCCGGTTTCATCGGCTGCAACCTGCTGGAAAAACTGCTCCAGCTCGACCAGCGCGTGGTCGGCCTGGACAGCTTCGCCACCGGCCACCGCTACAACTTCGACAAGGTGCAGGCCAGCGTCACCCCCCGACAATGGACACGCTTCAACTTCATCGAAGGCGACATCCGCAATCCGGACCACTGCCGCGCTGCGTGCAATGGCGTGCACTACGTGCTGCACCAGGCCGCGCTGGGCTCGGTGCCGCGCTCGCTGGAAGACCCCGTCACCACCAACGGCGCCAACATCGACGGCTTCCTCAACATGCTGGTGGCCGCGCGCGATGCACAGGCAAAACGCTTCGTCTACGCCGCCTCCAGTTCCACCTATGGCGACCACCCCGGCCTGCCCAAGGTGGAAGACCAGATCGGCAAGCCGCTCTCCCCTTACGCCGTCACCAAATACGTCAACGAACTGTATGCCGACGTGTTCTCGCGCAGCTACGGCTTCCACACCATCGGGCTCAGATACTTCAACATCTTCGGCCGCAGGCAGGACCCCGAGGGCGCCTACGCCGCCGTCATCCCGAAATGGGTCGCCAGCATGATTGCCAATGAGCCCGTCTACATCAATGGCGACGGCGAAACCAGCCGCGATTTCTGTTACATCGACAACACCATCCAGGCCAACATCCTGGCTGCCACCACCGACAACCCAGAAGCGGTGAACCAGGTCTACAATGTGGCGGTGGGCGACCGCACCACGCTGAACGAACTGTGCGAGCACATCAGACGTTTACTGGCAGCGCGCTTTCCGCACCTGGAAAACTTCAAACCCACCTACCGCGCTTTCCGCGCCGGCGATGTCAGGCATTCGCTGGCGGATATTTCCAAGGCACAGCGGCTGCTGGGGTATGAGCCGACGCACCGGCTCGGAGAAGGGCTGACCGAAGCGATGGACTGGTATGTGGGAGATTTGGCGGGAGAGTAA
- a CDS encoding nucleotide sugar dehydrogenase: protein MSVVAVVGLGYVGLPLAVEFGKKMETIGFDLSAAKVESYKTHCDPTGEVSTDELKAADKLTVTTDPAQLARADYIIVAVPTPVGDAHQPDFSPLIGSSTSVGRHLKKGAIVVYESTVYPGATEEVCVPILERESGLKWKQGFHIGYSPERINPGDKEHTLTTILKVVSGDDADTLEKVAQLYELVIKAGVHRASSIKVAEAAKVIENTQRDLNIALMNELAIIFDRIGIDTLEVLRAAGTKWNFLPFRPGLVGGHCIGVDPYYLTHKAEMLGYHPEVILAGRRINDGMGKFIAEQTVKHMINTGSPVKGRNILVLGLTFKENCPDLRNSRVIDIISELQSYGANVIVHEPLGEPAEAKHEYGVDLTPWADIPEVDAIVAAVAHQEYLSQPLAGLTAKLKSGGVFIDVKSAYDPAAVQAAGYVLWRL from the coding sequence ATGAGTGTTGTTGCAGTTGTGGGTCTGGGTTACGTGGGACTGCCGCTGGCGGTGGAATTCGGCAAAAAAATGGAGACCATCGGCTTTGATCTTTCCGCTGCCAAGGTGGAAAGTTACAAGACCCACTGCGACCCCACTGGCGAGGTTTCGACGGATGAGCTGAAAGCCGCCGATAAACTGACGGTGACCACCGATCCCGCCCAGCTTGCCCGCGCCGACTATATCATCGTCGCAGTGCCCACCCCGGTGGGCGATGCGCACCAGCCGGATTTCTCGCCGCTGATCGGTTCCAGCACCTCGGTCGGCCGCCACCTGAAAAAAGGCGCAATTGTGGTGTACGAATCCACGGTTTACCCCGGTGCCACCGAAGAAGTATGCGTGCCCATCCTGGAGCGCGAATCCGGCCTGAAATGGAAGCAGGGCTTCCACATCGGTTACTCGCCCGAGCGCATCAACCCCGGCGACAAGGAACATACCCTTACGACCATTTTGAAAGTGGTGTCCGGCGACGACGCGGACACCCTGGAAAAAGTCGCACAGCTGTACGAGCTGGTGATCAAGGCCGGCGTGCACCGCGCCAGCTCGATCAAGGTGGCCGAAGCCGCCAAGGTGATCGAGAACACCCAGCGCGACCTCAATATCGCGCTGATGAATGAACTTGCCATCATCTTCGACCGCATCGGCATCGACACCCTGGAAGTGCTGCGCGCCGCCGGCACCAAGTGGAACTTCCTGCCGTTCCGCCCCGGCCTGGTGGGCGGTCACTGCATCGGCGTTGACCCGTATTACCTCACCCACAAGGCGGAAATGCTCGGCTACCATCCCGAGGTGATCCTGGCCGGCCGGCGCATCAACGACGGCATGGGCAAGTTCATCGCCGAGCAGACCGTCAAGCACATGATCAATACCGGCAGCCCGGTGAAAGGCCGCAACATCCTCGTGCTCGGCCTCACCTTCAAGGAAAACTGCCCCGACCTGCGCAACTCCAGGGTGATCGATATCATCAGCGAGCTGCAAAGTTACGGCGCCAACGTGATCGTGCACGAACCGCTGGGCGAGCCCGCCGAGGCCAAGCACGAATACGGTGTGGACCTGACCCCGTGGGCCGATATCCCCGAGGTGGACGCGATTGTCGCCGCCGTCGCGCACCAGGAATATCTCAGCCAGCCGTTGGCCGGTCTCACCGCCAAACTCAAATCCGGCGGCGTGTTCATCGACGTCAAATCCGCCTACGACCCAGCCGCCGTGCAAGCCGCCGGTTACGTGCTGTGGCGCTTGTAG